The region GTGTTTACGCTTCCGGTCTTTTTCGGAGCCAGCCTGGGCTGCGGAGACGGGCGTCGAGTCTATTTCCATTGCATCAACAGCCATTGTTATCGCGGGGCAGCTGTATAGAGAATGCGCTGGTTGGCGCGGTTGCTTGCGAGTgaagcttttttttttcttttcctttttttgATTCTCCGGCTGAAGAATGATTTGGGGCAGGCGGTCGAAAAGGCGGTCAGCTCCTACACGGAGTTGATTACCGCGGTATCGTGCGGAGTATGTTTCAATATATAGCTGACCCCTGGGTGCAGTTCTATACGCTCTTGGGGCATTGGATGTTGGAGTCAACAGCGAATCCTGTGGAGTCGCTATGTCCATCCTGTCTCTGATCGGCTGGTACACTCTTCCTGGTGTGAGTCGAACATTGACCCGCCTACCCCAGCTGTTTCCAGACCGCGCCGCGCAATGCTGATTGAACACAGTATGCAACCAACGCAGTCCTATATGTCTACTATGGCATCACTATTCGTGCTGGCGATCCAAAACCACAGCCGGGTTCGCCACGCTATGCACGCGATCGCCGTCGCGCCTTTGTCGCCGTCGTAACCATCTACCTTCTCTACAACCTCTTCGAAGTATACCAGCAGATCCGGACAGAAGGCAGTTTCTACGACGTCCTAGATGTATCGCCGCTGTCAGACGAGAGAACCATTAAAGCACGATTCCGCCGTCTAGCTGCGCAGCATCACCCGGATAAGTTGGGGGTTGGCAGTTCAAGCGATTTCTTTGTTTACTTAAAGCAGGCGCAGGATACACTCACGAATCCGGTCAAGCGGTATGCGTATGATATGTGGGGACCTAAGATCCTGCAATGGGGGAACATTGACACGGTGCATGGATATTTCCTGTCTGGACTGATGAAGACGGTGCCGACCTATCTGATGTCATTCCTGGGGCTCCTGCTTTTGAACTATACTTGGTGGTCTGATTGGGGTCGCTATGTGAGTTCCTTGCAGTTGGGCGGGTTCGCACTTGCTGACTACGTCTAGTGGCGCTTTTTTGCATTTGCTGCGTTGTTTACGTTGAATCTGGCTCTGATAAGCCACCAGGGTCCGGTGCCCATCACCTCCAGTCTCGCTCTCCTTCCGTGGCA is a window of Aspergillus nidulans FGSC A4 chromosome VI DNA encoding:
- a CDS encoding J domain-containing protein (transcript_id=CADANIAT00009512), which encodes MSILSLIGWYTLPGYATNAVLYVYYGITIRAGDPKPQPGSPRYARDRRRAFVAVVTIYLLYNLFEVYQQIRTEGSFYDVLDVSPLSDERTIKARFRRLAAQHHPDKLGVGSSSDFFVYLKQAQDTLTNPVKRYAYDMWGPKILQWGNIDTVHGYFLSGLMKTVPTYLMSFLGLLLLNYTWWSDWGRYWRFFAFAALFTLNLALISHQGPVPITSSLALLPWQIMKMAETISLSLHIFISQIAPPGAKDAGSPGLLRQQTLQRLAQLLHLSRATDTEATRLLQLGFAPFKGDKESVATLRKAMKEGLVLSSVRNSPGVQQAVKEVADRKEQEKKAS